The nucleotide sequence AGGCCGCGGGCCGCGATGTCCGTGGCGACCAGCACCTCGTGCTTGCCCGATTTGAACCCCTTGAGCGCGTCGACGCGCTCCTGCTGGCTGCGGTCGGAATGCATCACGGCACAGGTGTGGCCGGCCTGCTTGAGCCGGCTGGCGACGTAGTCCGCGCCGCTCTTGGTGCGGGAGAAGATGATGACGCTGTGGTACTGCGTCTGCTCGAGCAGGTGGGCGAGCAGGTCGAACTTCTGCGCCTGCACCACGGGGTAGAACGCATGCGTGATCGTCTCGGCGGTGGAACGCTCGCGGCTCACGGAGATCTTGAACGGGTCGCGCAGGGCCCAGGCGGCCAGCTGCTCGATCTCGGGCGGGAGCGTGGCGGTGAAGAACAGCGTCTGCCGCGTCTTCGGCACCTTCGCCACGATGCGCTTCACATCGGGGAGGAAACCCATGTCCAGCATGCGGTCCACCTCGTCGAGCACCAGGGTCTCGATGTGGTCGAGGCGGATCTCACCCTGCTCCATGAAGTCGAGCAGGCGACCGGGCGTGGCCACCAGGATGTCCATGCCCCGCGCGAGGTCGTCGCGCTGTTTGCCGTATCCGACGCCGCCGTAGATCACGGTGGTGCGCAGGTCGGTGTATTTCGAATACTCCTTGAAGGACTCCTCGACCTGCAGCGCGAGCTCGCGCGTGGG is from Lacunisphaera limnophila and encodes:
- a CDS encoding DEAD/DEAH box helicase, translated to MDTTFTALGLGDRIAYAVQQKGYENPTPIQAQAIPVVLAGKDVIGSAQTGTGKTAAFSLPILQRLGAHGPIRCLVLEPTRELALQVEESFKEYSKYTDLRTTVIYGGVGYGKQRDDLARGMDILVATPGRLLDFMEQGEIRLDHIETLVLDEVDRMLDMGFLPDVKRIVAKVPKTRQTLFFTATLPPEIEQLAAWALRDPFKISVSRERSTAETITHAFYPVVQAQKFDLLAHLLEQTQYHSVIIFSRTKSGADYVASRLKQAGHTCAVMHSDRSQQERVDALKGFKSGKHEVLVATDIAARGLDIADVSHVINFDVPENPEDYVHRIGRTGRAQKTGDAFTLVTEETWRDARSIERFIGMSIEWKKVEGFNYTYSGIFDGGGMPQVAPEKPKSRLMRGGRR